From a region of the Dictyostelium discoideum AX4 chromosome 2 chromosome, whole genome shotgun sequence genome:
- the grlB gene encoding G-protein-coupled receptor family 3 protein 2 (Similar to GPCR), protein MKNLISIILLILIFFNYSKFVKSKNCKIAVLLSGDFSDLGYNYQFNEARVKAESILKLSDFSLYYKNLDESEELSEASFKDAIAQGANLIVVASSGQTEMGLKYAKLYKDSDIYWIIKTSARPVDYLPKVAVLDFNTDRAHFTLGYFAGKMSKTGVVGFVSPGAYIASNGNAFYLGAKEARSNITFVTTFTGSWFNPEVAYKAAEMLISNGADFLGMSQDDMSVQKAVIDSGSLGLGVTGYPTRLIYGSANIGLSYITDWTDVFVKYASHVINDTWPDSDYYKTSLNPGGSLLFDEYSYLVPQSIRDLVNNEIEILKNDDFNPFRCNPMYIDLGYKLDVNGCISYNEFEKNQQVLKGDKYSKTISFGTYTIPIEFVDYSSSMKLGITITSSICIFLCIISIIIVLVFRTARIIKSASPAFLFLILMGCILIFIGCIIFSQSPNEGTCRARVWLLSIGYTIFLGSLLVKNWRIWLLFDNPKLKKRSITNWKLYPWVAGILAADVLILAFWQGLGNIRSESRIGIDSLTKYQYTNVCSSNDQGSIALYILLVFHGIKLLVACFISFKIKVVDIDEFNESKPIASSVYIITFCLFIVIPLMVSPQSVTSQVTTICVCAIVTTLISIILLFGSKFYKMITQGAALNQTFASSSKSSSFSQSLEKKKTGEEDDSESSEENGKKAIVVTQQSVLAHFSSDTEDDENETQQIDEEKDEQIAGSNEDIIQPEENIEENNVSVIQSKRLSNQLNGEVEIDSNNL, encoded by the exons atgaaaaatttaatttcaattattcttttaattttaattttttttaattattcaaaatttgttaaatcaaaaaattgtaaaatagCTGTATTATTAAGTGGTGACTTTTCAGATCTTGGAtataattatcaatttaatGAAGCAAGAGTAAAGGCagaatcaatattaaaattatctgatttttcattatattataaaaatttggaTGAATCTGAAGAACTTTCCGAAGCTTCATTTAAAGATGCTATTGCTCAAGGCgcaaatttaattgttgttgcatCAAGTGGTCAAACTGAAATGGGACTCAAATATGCTAAACTATATAAAGATTCCGATATCTATTGGATTATAAAAACATCTGCAAGACCAGTTGATTATTTACCAAAAGTTGCAGTTTTGGATTTTAATACTGATCGTGCTCATTTCACACTTGGTTATTTCGCTGGTAAAATGTCAAAAACCGGAGTTGTTGGATTTGTAAGCCCCGGTGCATATATAGCATCAAATGGTAATGCATTTTATTTGGGTGCAAAAGAAGCAAGATCAAACATTACTTTTGTGACAACATTCACTGGTTCCTGGTTTAACCCAGAGGTTGCATATAAAGCGGCAGAGATgttaatttcaaatggtgCTGATTTCCTTGGTATGTCTCAAGATGATATGTCTGTTCAAAAAGCAGTTATTGATAGTGGTAGTCTAGGATTAGGTGTAACTGGTTATCCAACTCGTTTAATTTATGGTAGTGCAAATATCGGTTTATCCTATATCACCGATTGGACTGATGTATTTGTAAAATATGCTTCTCATGTCATAAATGATACTTGGCCAGACAGTGATTACTATAAAACTTCATTAAATCCTGGtggttcattattatttgatgaataTAGTTATCTTGTACCACAATCAATTAGAGATTTagtaaataatgaaattgaaattttaaaaaatgatgatttcAACCCATTTAGATGTAATCCAATGTACATTGACCTCGGATATAAATTAGATGTTAATGGTTGTATTTCatataatgaatttgaaaaaaatcaacaagttttaaaaggtgataaatattcaaaaacaattagTTTTGGAACTTATACAATTccaattgaattt gTTGATTATTCAAGTTCAATGAAATTGGGTATTACAATTACATCATCaatttgtatatttttaTGTATTATATCAATTATTATAGTATTGGTATTTAGAACTGCAAGAATTATAAAATCAGCAAGTCCtgcatttttatttttaattttaatggggtgtattttaatatttattggtTGTATTATATTTTCACAATCACCAAATGAAGGAACTTGTAGAGCAAGAGTTTGGTTATTAAGTATTGGTTACACTATTTTCTTGGGTAGTTTATTAGTAAAGAATTGGAGAATTTGGTTACTATTTGATAAtccaaaattaaagaaacgtTCAATAACAAATTGGAAATTGTATCCATGGGTAGCTGGTATATTAGCTGCTGATGTATTGATATTAGCATTTTGGCAAGGTTTGGGTAATATTAGATCAGAGTCTAGAATTGGTATTGATTCATTAACAAAGTATCAATATACAAATGTTTGTTCAAGTAATGATCAAGGTTCAATTGcgttatatatattattggtatttcaTGGTATTAAATTACTAGTGGCAtgttttatttcatttaaaattaaagttgtagatattgatgaatttaatgaatcaaaACCAATCGCATCAAGTGTTTATATCATTACATTTTGTTTATTCATTGTTATTCCATTAATGGTATCACCACAATCAGTTACAAGTCAAGTTACAACAATTTGTGTTTGTGCAATTGTTACAACTTTAATTAgtataatattactatttggcAGTAAATTCTACAAGATGATAACTCAAGGTGCCGCATTAAATCAAACATTCGCTTCAAGTTCAAAATCATCAAGTTTCTCACAATCAttagagaaaaagaaaactgGCGAAGAAGATGATTCAGAATCATCAGAagaaaatggtaaaaaagCAATAGTCGTAACTCAACAAAGTGTTTTGGCTCATTTCAGTAGTGATactgaagatgatgaaaatgaaactCAACAAATTGAtgaagaaaaagatgaaCAAATTGCTGGAAGTAATGAAGATATCATACAACCAGAAGAAAACATTGAAGAAAATAATGTATCAgtaattcaatcaaaaagattatcaaatcaattaaacgGTGAAGTTGAAATTGATTCTAATAacctttaa
- the grlA gene encoding G-protein-coupled receptor family 3 protein 1 (Similar to GPCR) yields the protein MNKLKFLIILFITFLFNLKYINSLKQCKISVLLSGDWSDMGYNYQMNNARIKAESALNLEMSLCYKNLEVSIDLAKQAIEDSIKKGANFIVISSSVHTSIGYEYARLHRDKDIYWLIRGRGRPVPDDLPKVAVINFNTHLLHYTLGLVSGYLTTSGTVGFISPGPQILALANSNSFYLGALASRKNVTFLNAYTGSWYNPEVAYKASQMLISNGADFIGMSQDDMSVQKALMDSGKMALGITGFSNRLIWGSDIALSYITDWSDVFIKYAGHILNDTWPEYTDYYTTLAEGGSLLFDTFSYRVPSEVQKLVSLEIEKLKNSSYQPFRCNPMYSQINLNFDSNGCANDMEFKNTKLLLKGTDISKTINLGLYTIPIEFVDYSNSMKLGLTIVSGFCILFCIISMVLVIMFRHAKIIKSASPIFCLLILFGCIIIFSGCIIFSLSPTDGICGARVWLLSIGYTIFLGSLLVKNWRIWLLFDNPKLKKRSITNWKLYPFVAGILAADVLILALWQGLGDIRSESRIGIDSLTKYQYANVCSSNDQGSVALYILLVFHGIKLLAACFISFKIKAVDIEEFNESKPIASSIYIITFCLFIVIPLMVSPQSVASQVITIVVCAIVTTLISISLLFGSKFYMMATQGLALNQTFATNTKSSSFSLSLEKQKSKSNGLEFEDSDESEEKLPQIKNYSNSEIPNLQHNHSRLAHFSSDSCTSAEQDSKLDLENQNDENEIENNQNNQNNIVEDCQKVEKLEKDENLEKDENLEKDENLEKDNENQSIIQKKRLSKNFNQSEIDPDDV from the exons atgaataaattaaaatttttaattattttatttattacatttttatttaatttaaaatatataaattcattaaaacaaTGTAAAATATCAGTATTATTAAGTGGTGATTGGAGTGATATGGGAtataattatcaaatgaataaTGCGAGAATTAAAGCAGAATCAGCGTTGAATTTGGAGATGTCGTTGTGTTATAAAAATCTTGAAGTATCAATTGATTTGGCCAAACAAGCAATTgaagattcaattaaaaaaggtgCAAATTTCATTGTCATTTCATCAAGTGTTCATACAAGTATCGGTTATGAATATGCAAGATTACATAGAGATAAAGATATCTATTGGTTAATTAGAGGTAGAGGCAGACCGGTTCCAGATGATTTACCAAAAGTTGCtgttataaattttaatactcATCTTTTACATTATACACTTGGTCTTGTATCTGGATATTTAACAACCAGTGGTACAGTTGGGTTTATTTCGCCAGGTCCTCAAATATTGGCACTTGCCAATTCCAATAGTTTTTATTTGGGTGCATTGGCATCAAGAAAAAAtgtaacatttttaaatgcATACACTGGCTCATGGTATAATCCAGAGGTTGCATATAAAGCATCACAAATGTTAATTTCCAATGGAGCAGATTTCATCGGTATGTCACAAGATGATATGTCTGTTCAAAAGGCGTTGATGGATAGTGGTAAAATGGCATTGGGCATTACCGGTTTTTCAAATCGTTTAATTTGGGGTAGTGATATCGCTCTTTCCTATATCACAGATTGGAGTGATGTTTTCATTAAATACGCTGGCCATATCTTAAATGATACCTGGCCAGAATACACTGACTACTATACAACATTAGCTGAGGGTGGTTCTTTGCTATTCGATACATTTAGTTATCGTGTTCCATCTGAAGTTCAAAAACTTGTTTCtcttgaaattgaaaaattaaaaaatagttcCTATCAACCATTTAGATGTAATCCAATGTATAgtcaaattaatttaaattttgattcaaATGGTTGTGCAAATGATatggaatttaaaaatactaaattattattaaaaggtactgatatttcaaaaactattaatCTTGGTTTATATACAATTccaattgaattt GTTgattattcaaattcaatgaaACTTGGATTAACAATTGTTTCTGGATTTTGTATTTTGTTTTGTATTATATCAATGGTGTTAGTAATAATGTTTAGACAtgcaaaaataattaaatcagcAAGTCcaatattttgtttattgattttatttggttgtattattattttttctggTTGTATTATATTTTCACTATCACCAACTGATGGTATTTGTGGTGCTAGAGTTTGGTTATTAAGTATTGGTTATACAATTTTCTTGGGTAGTTTGTTAGTAAAGAATTGGAGAATTTGGTTACTATTTGATAAtccaaaattaaagaaacgtTCAATAACAAATTGGAAATTGTATCCATTTGTAGCTGGTATATTAGCTGCTGATGTATTGATTTTAGCATTATGGCAAGGTTTGGGTGATATAAGATCAGAATCTAGAATTGGTATTGATTCATTAACAAAGTATCAATATGCTAATGTTTGTTCAAGTAATGATCAAGGTTCAGTTGcgttatatatattattggtttttcaTGGTATTAAATTATTGGCAGCAtgttttatttcatttaaaatcaaagctgttgatattgaagaatttaatgaatcaaaACCAATCGCATCGAGTATTTATATCATTACATTTTGTTTATTCATTGTTATTCCATTAATGGTATCACCACAATCAGTTGCAAGTCAAGTGATAACCATTGTAGTATGTGCAATTGTTACAACTTTAATTAGTATATCACTATTGTTTGGTAGTAAGTTTTATATGATGGCAACACAAGGTCTTGCATTGAATCAAACATTTGCAACAAATACAAAATCATCAAGTTTCTCACTTTCATTAGAGaaacaaaaatcaaaatcaaatggtTTAGAATTTGAAGATTCTGATGAATCTGAAGAGAAATTAccacaaattaaaaactattcAAATAGTGAAATTCCTAATCTTCAACATAATCATTCGAGATTAGCTCATTTCAGTAGTGATAGTTGTACAAGTGCTGAACAAGATTCAAAACTTGATttagaaaatcaaaatgatgaaaatgaaattgaaaataatcaaaataatcaaaataatatagtTGAAGATTGTCAAAAAGTAGAAAAGTTggaaaaagatgaaaatttagaaaaagatgaaaatttagaaaaagatgaaaatttagaaaaagataatgaaaatcaatcaataatacaaaagaaaagattatcaaaaaattttaatcaatcTGAAATCGATCCAGATGatgtataa
- a CDS encoding hypothetical protein (Similar to short chain dehydrogenase), with protein MKSIQKLQKTWLISGSSKGLGFSLLIKLLKSGFNVAAFTRNKETIEQSIIEFENDENDEIKIDKTNLLIIQVDITDNENVKKSIDQVIERFGSIDVVTNCAGYGLFGAFEYCSEQEVFKQFQVNLFGTFNVVRNSIPHLRNNSNNTLGPRIYNISSICGFFSSFAGISMYNSSKSAIDGFSDSLNAELREKNIHVTVVNIGGLRTSFLKANGDSVLAKDNDRDTYRSATDIIDKHFNEINGNQLGDPNKVADILISMAINNTEPPMHLFLGSDSICLAQLKLKLLSEEIEKYKSLSTSIDFNNSKPFELSHYISSKK; from the coding sequence atgaaatcaattcaaaaattacaaaaaacaTGGTTAATTTCTGGAAGTTCAAAAGGTTTAGGATTctctttattaataaaattattaaaatctggTTTTAATGTTGCAGCATTTACaagaaataaagaaactATTGAACAATCcattattgaatttgaaaatgatgaaaatgatgaaatcaaaattgataaaaccaatttattaataatacaagTTGATATAactgataatgaaaatgtaaagaaatcaattgatcAAGTTATTGAAAGATTTGGAAGTATTGATGTTGTTACCAATTGCGCAGGGTATGGATTATTTGGAGCATTTGAATATTGTAGTGAACAAGAAGTGTTTAAACAATTCCAAGTGAACCTTTTTGGTACTTTTAATGTTGTAAGAAATTCAATACCACATTTaagaaataatagtaataatacactTGGACCTAGAATCTACAACATATCATCCATATGTGGATTCTTTTCATCATTTGCTGGAATATCAATGTACAATTCGTCAAAATCAGCAATTGATGGATTTTCAGATAGTTTGAATGCAGAATTACGGGAAAAGAATATACATGTCACTGTTGTGAATATCGGTGGTTTGAGAACATCGTTTTTGAAAGCAAATGGTGATAGTGTTTTGGCAAAGGATAATGACAGGGATACCTATAGAAGTGCAACAGATATCATTGATAAACATTTCAATGAAATCAATGGTAATCAATTAGGTGATCCAAATAAAGTTGCAGATATCTTAATTTCAATGGCTATTAATAATACAGAACCTCCAATGCATTTATTCTTAGGTTCAGATTCAATTTGTTTAgctcaattaaaattaaaattattatctgaagaaattgaaaaatataaatcattatcaacttcaattgattttaataattctaaaccATTTGAACTAAGTCATTATATatcttcaaaaaaataa
- a CDS encoding RapGAP/RanGAP domain-containing protein (pleckstrin homology (PH) domain-containing protein): protein MHTGEYSELLIGINGHMKKITLKLKNNLEEDQYSNCVKYGWIEKRCGKNQSFSSWKRMWFILKDSKLTYYIKEKNLKKRSSTIGSTQEFFKQQHGIDNNNCTNSNSNNNNNNSDLIHLSAPSLSSSTSSTISPISSSSSLTTTTTTTTTTTNANTNNGLSDSINHVYLEGELGKKKEGKGWKVRWMKLLEHSLVYYKSSKDKEPLGIVNLNECQDCEVNKESSNKFVVVHSSNRYYFKTNTKQELTQWVKSVKSRIPSINQTKMDLDQFQLKGVIEFNSIQQIAETFKFNSQPNCLTITTDEKAYYLSFDSNKDKLDWLNQLNLTINKFKGGFNSGGGSNNSSPSSLQSQQAKESGNGGSLSPNILGNFKSSIKPWRFSSSPSQGRVSIGGGGDRSSTQVKFVDNPLSKSSNKEEFDGGEYGSQILPRKSTIIGPNGGVKVSTSGAVELSPVLISSNNNNNNTISSSGNSIPTCLSDLINESSDNEDGDDLKMMIPESLKNEMMRRSAISSLKNFKLEIFIWSNHQEVFTFLFSDSVLVDQVKAFAFKKIPSLANLSVLDYRLGIDEDTLLEVEFLKFIYSHTMVELALKTCGIVKIGIFHHRKDRRVKEKLYSDKFYGHLLSQSPDGRKGNGVGIGGNGIPIEYSRSEPNLQSCLSSSPSTRETMVPSSPSSHQLITPPPSLKQYEQQLSSSSSSSSQQLQLQLQQQEQEQLLQEQPEAEQSQPEPQPQLEPESEIEIEELEQPIEELLNISTTPISIRSNSILSSSTSASSSPSSTPSLTPVIERQQKMSAAGWHSVNPSVTLNQRRQLISGCPGWNIEVSNPTSTFTSQGFKPKFDKQEHGFYRRYNFDGTSTVQSFLGVDMKMGPLAFSLAKDANDNYRGVLHTKHGAKTISEDSKNIVGILNLLSLSKKVKTKKVVSHLIGLLDPSIDAKLLNLASNQSELQKELLSFEERQTTSGFKFGMVYCRHGQVTDDEIFSNKQGSPEWDEFLSLIGDKIELVGWPHYSAGLDVKFNSTGTHSLYTDYHGNEVMFHVSTMLPFSTTDYQQIERKRQVGNDICVVIFNDGTLSYMPNTITSQFNHVIILVQYDKQNNGYKVSMACKDGVKSPFEPLSPNNLIKKSDIKDFILTKLINGELASLQAPVFASKITRTRESLLNYYISQFL from the exons ATGCATACAGGAGAATAC TCAGAATTATTAATCGGTATTAATGGACATATGAAAAAGATAacgttaaaattaaagaataatttAGAAGAGGATCAATATTCAAATTGTGTAAAATATGGGTGGATTGAGAAAAGATGTGGtaaaaatcaatcatttaGTTCATGGAAAAGAATGTGGtttatattaaaagataGTAAACTTACATATTAtattaaagaaaagaatttaaagaaaagatCATCAACAATTGGTAGTACTcaagaattttttaaacaacaacatggaatagataataataattgtacaaatagtaatagtaataataataataataactctgATTTGATTCACTTATCAGCaccttcattatcatcatcaacatcatcaacaatatcaccaataagctcatcatcatcattaacaactacaacaactactacaacaacaactacaaatgCAAACACAAATAATGGATTATCAGATTCAATAAATCATGTATATTTAGAAGGTGAACTTGGTAAAAAGAAAGAAGGTAAAGGATGGAAAGTTAGATGGATGAAACTATTGGAACATTCATTAGTTTAttataaatcatcaaaagataaagaacCATTGGGTATAGTTAATTTGAATGAGTGTCAAGATTGTGAAGTTAATAAAGAATCATCGAATAAATTCGTTGTTGTACATTCAAGTAATCGATACtattttaaaaccaataCAAAACAAGAACTCACTCAATGGGTTAAATCCGTTAAATCTAGAATACCTTCAATCAATCAAACAAAGATGGATTTAGATCAATTCCAATTAAAAGGTGTCATAGAATTTAATAGTATACAACAAATCGCTGAaactttcaaatttaatagtCAACCAAATTGTCTAACAATTACAACTGATGAAAAAGCATATTATCTATCATTCGattcaaataaagataaactGGATTggttaaatcaattgaatttaactataaataaatttaaaggtGGTTtcaatagtggtggtggttcaaATAATTCTTCACCATCATCTTTACAATCACAACAAGCTAAGGAGagtggtaatggtggtagtTTAAGTCCAAATATACTTGGTAACTTTAAATCATCTATTAAACCATGGAGATTCTCATCTTCACCTTCTCAAGGTCGTGTTTCAATtggaggtggtggtgataGATCATCAACTCAAGTTAAATTTGTTGATAATCCTTTATCAAAAAGTTCAAATAAAGAGGAGtttgatggtggtgaatATGGTTCACAAATTTTACCAAGAAAATCAACAATCATTGGTCCAAATGGTGGTGTTAAAGTTAGTACAAGTGGTGCTGTTGAATTATCACCAGTTTTAATttcaagtaataataacaataataatacaataagTTCAAGTGGTAATTCAATACCAACTTGTTTAagtgatttaattaatgaatcaagtgataatgaagatggtgatgatttaaagatgatgatacCAGAATCATTAAAGAATGAAATGATGAGAAGATCAGCAATTAGTtcattgaaaaattttaagttggaaatttttatttggtcaAATCATCAAGAGGTTTTCACATTTCTTTTCTCTGATTCAGTGTTGGTAGATCAAGTTAAAGCATTTGCTTTTAAAAAGATACCTTCATTAGCAAATTTATCAGTATTGGATTATAGATTAGGTATTGATGAAGATACACTATTGGAAGTGGAATTCTTAAAGTTTATATATAGTCATACAATGGTTGAATTGGCATTAAAGACTTGTGGTATCGTAAAGATTGGTATTTTCCATCATCGTAAGGATAGAAGAGTTAAAGAGAAATTATATTCAGATAAATTCTATGGTCATCTTTTATCACAATCACCAGATGGTCGTAAAGGTAATGGTGTTGGtattggtggtaatggtataCCTATTGAGTATTCAAGAAGTGAACCAAATCTTCAATCATGTCTATCATCTTCACCTTCAACTAGAGAAACTATGGTACCatcttcaccatcatcacatcaattaataacaccaccaccatcattaaaacaatatgaacaacaattatcatcatcatcatcatcatcgtcacaacaactacaactacaactacaacaacaagaacaagaacaactaTTACAAGAACAACCAGAAGCTGAACAATCACAACCagaaccacaaccacaattaGAACCAGAATCAGAAATAGAGATTGAAGAATTAGAACAACCAATTGAAGAACTATTGAATATTTCAACTACACCAATATCAATACGtagtaattcaattttatcaagtTCAACATctgcatcatcatcaccatcttcaACACCATCATTGACACCAGTAATTGAAAGACAACAAAAAATGTCAGCAGCAGGTTGGCATAGTGTTAATCCAAGTGTAACATTGAATCAACGTAGACAATTGATTAGTGGTTGTCCAGGTTGGAATATTGAAGTATCGAATCCAACTTCAACATTCACCAGTCAAGGTTTCAAACCAAAATTCGATAAACAAGAGCATGGATTCTATAGACGTTATAATTTCGATGGTACAAGTACGGTTCAAAGCTTTTTAGGTGTAGATATGAAAATGGGACCATTGGCATTCAGTTTGGCAAAAGATGCCAATGATAACTATCGTGGTGTACTTCATACAAAACATGGCGCAAAGACAATTAGTGAAGATTCTAAAAATATCGTTGGTATTTTAAATCTCCTTTCATTGAGTAAAAAAGTAAAGACAAAGAAAGTGGTCTCCCATTTAATTGGATTATTGGATCCATCGATCGATgcaaaacttttaaatttagctTCAAATCAATCAGAGTTACAAAAAGAACTCTTATCATTTGAGGAACGTCAAACCACAAGtggttttaaatttggtatgGTCTATTGCAGACATGGTCAAGTCACAGACGATGAAATCTTCTCCAATAAACAAGGTAGTCCAGAGTGGGACGAGTTCTTATCATTGATTGGTGACAAGATTGAATTGGTCGGTTGGCCACATTATAGTGCTGGTTTGGATgttaaattcaattcaacAGGTACTCACTCTCTATACACCGATTATCATGGAAATGAAGTTATGTTCCATGTTTCAACAATGTTACCTTTCTCCACTACCGATTATCAACAAATTGAAAGAAAACGTCAAGTTGGCAATGATATTTGTGTTGTCATCTTTAATGATGGTACTCTCTCTTATATGCCAAATACAATCACTTCTCAATTCAATCATGTTATCATTCTTGTTCAATACGATAAACAAAACAATGGTTATAAAGTTTCAATGGCTTGTAAAGATGGTGTTAAATCACCTTTCGAACCCCTATctccaaataatttaattaaaaaatctgatattaaagatttcattttaactaaattaattaatggtgaATTGGCTTCATTACAAGCTCCTGTATTTGCTTCAAAAATTACTAGAACTAGAgaatctttattaaattattatatttctcaatttttataa